Proteins from one Nitrobacteraceae bacterium AZCC 2146 genomic window:
- a CDS encoding ABC-type sugar transport system substrate-binding protein (product_source=COG1879; cath_funfam=3.40.50.2300; cog=COG1879; pfam=PF13407; superfamily=53822; transmembrane_helix_parts=Inside_1_12,TMhelix_13_35,Outside_36_359), protein MFKWLSVTSVRRKLLSLTTVAAGVLVTVTLGLAAGKPPIIVFMPPGTDNYLAQWQVGARTKAKALGYDIRIIESSRDQAEQDSQVRQQLASDEDVSGYIWWPYVNAAGIGSLRALSKTGKPVIFTNQYPIEGTDAFWTAYAGVDDFLNGRVAAQMLLDACAKATSVKCGKGMIITFPAGYSAGADRAKSFRDTVAGKLEVIQEEPAGFMSQEGYRIGSQIIPPKKNDITWVYTENDSLASGVVQALKETGKTPGRDVLVVGGTCHGDESDLLNKNIVGTGVQAAFLEGWQSVQTLHKYLETKQVKEGKLYLTADPDKQPSDEGAPSRYNFIPNPALANDKAAIDTFKLWGWSFKELCNY, encoded by the coding sequence ATGTTCAAATGGCTTAGCGTAACTTCCGTTAGACGGAAGCTTCTATCCCTAACGACGGTAGCGGCCGGTGTCCTTGTAACGGTGACGCTCGGTTTGGCGGCAGGCAAGCCGCCGATCATTGTGTTCATGCCGCCTGGCACTGACAACTATCTCGCCCAGTGGCAGGTAGGTGCTCGCACCAAGGCGAAGGCGCTAGGTTACGACATTAGGATTATCGAGAGCAGCCGCGATCAGGCTGAACAAGACAGTCAGGTTCGGCAGCAGCTCGCTTCCGACGAAGACGTCTCAGGCTACATTTGGTGGCCTTATGTGAATGCCGCAGGAATCGGCTCTCTTCGCGCGTTGTCGAAAACGGGAAAGCCGGTGATCTTCACCAACCAATATCCCATCGAAGGCACGGACGCGTTTTGGACGGCGTATGCGGGGGTGGACGACTTCCTTAACGGCCGTGTCGCTGCGCAAATGCTGCTCGATGCTTGCGCTAAGGCGACGAGCGTTAAATGCGGTAAGGGTATGATCATCACCTTCCCGGCCGGCTATTCGGCGGGTGCGGACCGAGCCAAGTCCTTCCGAGACACTGTTGCTGGAAAGCTGGAAGTTATCCAGGAAGAGCCGGCAGGCTTCATGTCACAAGAAGGCTATAGGATCGGTTCGCAGATTATTCCGCCGAAGAAGAATGACATAACTTGGGTTTATACGGAGAATGACAGCCTCGCGAGCGGCGTGGTTCAGGCTTTGAAGGAAACCGGGAAAACGCCGGGCAGGGACGTGCTTGTTGTCGGTGGCACTTGCCACGGCGATGAGAGCGACCTTCTGAACAAAAACATTGTCGGTACTGGCGTGCAGGCGGCGTTCCTCGAGGGATGGCAATCGGTCCAAACTCTGCACAAATACCTTGAGACGAAGCAAGTGAAGGAAGGCAAGCTCTATCTGACAGCCGATCCGGATAAACAGCCATCTGACGAAGGGGCGCCCTCCCGCTACAACTTCATCCCGAATCCGGCCTTGGCCAATGACAAGGCCGCGATCGATACGTTCAAGCTTTGGGGTTGGAGTTTTAAAGAACTCTGCAACTACTGA
- a CDS encoding DNA invertase Pin-like site-specific DNA recombinase (product_source=COG1961; cath_funfam=3.40.50.1390; cog=COG1961; pfam=PF00239,PF07508,PF13408; smart=SM00857; superfamily=46955,53041) has product MKITPDHLARGAFIYIRQSTVDQLANNHESRRRQYGLADRARALGWTDVTVIDDDLGRSGSGVSRPGFERLLAAICEGRVGAVFSIEASRLARNGRDWHTLIEFCGLVGTVIVDEDGTYEPRHPNDRLLLGMKGTMSELELSLLRARSMEALKQKARRGELFFSVAVGYVKVGRDKIEMDPDLRVREAIGLVFARFAEMQSIRQVFLSLRGDQIALPYIDPKVSGQHQVMWKLPVYTSVSNLLTNPVYAGAYAFGRTGSRMTIENGRKRIVRGRRKDRSDWAVLLVEHHEGYLSWADFERNQRLIADNANGKGMMVRGPVRKGEALLAGLLRCGHCGRRLLVSYNGTKGDVGRYNCDATRSNPGAGPCISFGALRVDEAVGAEIVRLLQPLGVEAAIQAITQCEHQSGEKQRQIELALEQARYEATRARRQYDTVDPDNRLVAGELERRWNAALAAVRALEEEMEALLRQRPATLSAEERKRLLQMGADLEAAWHHPAATAVTRKRIIRVVLREVVACVEDDQIHLLLHWQGGDHTRLMVRKNRRGQTRWAVEPETVELIRACARLMPDKAIAGMLNRTGKRTGRLNGWTQSRVRGFRNTHGISVYRDGEWAERGEVTLPEAARMLNLSPLTVLRQIRAGVIPAKQYCAGAPWVIKRRDIEDQHVIERVRACCKSPSSSNPNQKTFVFQ; this is encoded by the coding sequence ATGAAGATCACGCCTGATCATCTGGCGCGGGGCGCCTTCATCTACATTCGGCAATCCACCGTCGACCAGCTTGCCAACAATCATGAGAGCCGACGGCGTCAATATGGCCTTGCTGATCGTGCTCGAGCTCTCGGCTGGACGGATGTGACAGTCATTGATGACGATCTTGGTCGCTCGGGTTCGGGCGTCAGCCGTCCGGGATTCGAGAGGCTGCTTGCAGCGATCTGTGAAGGCCGCGTTGGTGCCGTGTTTTCGATCGAGGCGTCGCGCCTGGCGCGCAACGGACGCGACTGGCACACTCTGATCGAATTTTGCGGCTTGGTCGGCACGGTGATCGTCGATGAGGATGGAACGTATGAACCACGCCATCCGAACGACCGGCTATTGCTGGGCATGAAGGGGACGATGAGCGAGCTCGAACTGTCGCTCCTGCGGGCCCGTTCGATGGAAGCCCTGAAGCAGAAGGCACGACGGGGCGAGCTGTTCTTCTCGGTAGCCGTTGGCTATGTAAAAGTAGGCCGCGACAAAATCGAAATGGATCCCGACCTGCGCGTGCGTGAGGCGATTGGGCTGGTCTTCGCCCGGTTTGCCGAGATGCAAAGCATCCGCCAAGTGTTTTTGTCGCTTCGAGGTGACCAGATCGCGCTGCCGTATATCGACCCCAAAGTCTCGGGACAACATCAGGTGATGTGGAAGCTACCGGTCTACACGTCGGTGAGCAATCTTCTCACCAATCCTGTTTATGCTGGTGCTTACGCCTTTGGCCGAACCGGAAGTCGGATGACAATCGAAAATGGCCGCAAGCGAATCGTTCGCGGCCGCCGCAAAGATCGCTCAGATTGGGCGGTCTTGCTCGTCGAGCATCACGAGGGCTATTTGTCCTGGGCAGACTTTGAAAGGAATCAACGGCTGATCGCTGACAACGCCAATGGTAAGGGCATGATGGTGCGCGGACCGGTGCGCAAGGGGGAGGCTTTGCTCGCCGGCCTGCTGCGCTGTGGTCATTGCGGCCGCCGGCTGCTTGTTAGCTACAATGGCACCAAGGGCGATGTCGGCCGCTATAATTGTGACGCGACCCGGAGCAATCCCGGTGCTGGTCCCTGTATCTCATTCGGCGCTTTGCGGGTCGATGAGGCGGTGGGAGCCGAGATTGTGCGGTTGCTGCAGCCGCTCGGTGTTGAAGCAGCCATCCAAGCGATCACACAATGCGAGCACCAGTCTGGCGAAAAACAACGCCAGATCGAGTTGGCGCTCGAGCAGGCGCGATACGAGGCAACCAGGGCACGCCGACAGTATGATACGGTCGACCCTGATAATCGTCTGGTCGCTGGCGAACTCGAGCGGCGGTGGAATGCCGCCCTTGCGGCCGTACGCGCACTCGAGGAGGAAATGGAGGCGCTGCTTCGACAGCGGCCGGCGACCTTGAGTGCAGAGGAGCGCAAGCGTCTGCTGCAAATGGGGGCTGACCTGGAGGCTGCTTGGCATCATCCGGCGGCCACTGCCGTCACGCGTAAGCGTATCATCCGAGTCGTGTTGCGTGAGGTGGTAGCCTGCGTCGAGGATGACCAGATTCATTTATTGTTGCATTGGCAGGGCGGCGATCATACCCGCCTGATGGTGAGAAAGAACCGGAGGGGACAAACACGGTGGGCCGTCGAGCCCGAGACGGTGGAATTGATCCGCGCCTGCGCGCGATTGATGCCTGACAAAGCCATTGCCGGCATGCTCAACCGGACAGGTAAGCGAACAGGCCGATTGAATGGATGGACACAGTCGCGTGTGCGGGGCTTCCGCAACACGCACGGCATCTCGGTCTACAGGGATGGCGAATGGGCCGAGCGCGGCGAAGTCACGTTGCCTGAAGCAGCCAGGATGCTCAATCTGAGCCCCCTGACGGTGCTACGCCAGATACGCGCCGGCGTCATTCCCGCCAAGCAATATTGTGCAGGCGCACCCTGGGTAATCAAACGACGGGATATCGAAGATCAGCATGTGATCGAGCGCGTCAGGGCGTGCTGCAAAAGCCCGTCATCATCAAATCCAAATCAAAAGACCTTTGTCTTTCAATAA
- a CDS encoding ribose transport system ATP-binding protein (product_source=KO:K10441; cath_funfam=3.40.50.300; cog=COG1129; ko=KO:K10441; pfam=PF00005; smart=SM00382; superfamily=52540) — MSNGNTILSMVGIEKRYGSVTALQRVDFSLRKGEVMALVGENGAGKSTLVKLLAGLERPDSGTVSIDGQPVRFRSPLQSLHAGIAYVTQELSTIGALSVAENICLGGDSKSPIWTTRKLRDRVKPYLEAVGLSDIDSTTPVDQLSIAQRQLVEIARLLSRNARILILDEPTAALSDVESEKVKAVVKALAREGRSIIYVTHRLGEVFELADRVTIFRNGQSFEPVDVQHLDIDVLIERLLGRRLEQMFPTRGASPSEVVLEIENLLAPGLTTPISLKLRKGEILGLAGHWGSGANAVVRAVAGAAPQYSGTIHLSGDAFSPRSLRDAMNKGIAYCSDDRKRDGIFAVRRIAENLSAPAIDRVTVGGLISARRETELAGRLAAFFEIDRGRLGSQAGQLSGGNQQKVALGKWLGIEPCILLVEEPTRGVDVGARAEIYRHLRTLANQGLAIVFASFDNQEILGLSDTIATFFRGRLVRVAPADSIKPETLLRDITHPETSSVGEAA, encoded by the coding sequence ATGAGCAACGGGAATACGATCCTTTCGATGGTAGGCATCGAAAAACGCTATGGCTCGGTGACCGCGCTTCAAAGGGTCGACTTTTCGCTTAGAAAGGGCGAGGTCATGGCGCTGGTGGGCGAAAACGGCGCCGGCAAGAGCACGCTCGTCAAGCTACTTGCCGGTTTGGAAAGACCGGATAGCGGAACGGTTTCGATCGACGGCCAACCGGTACGGTTTCGTTCGCCACTTCAATCGTTGCATGCGGGAATCGCCTATGTAACCCAGGAACTAAGCACCATTGGCGCTTTGTCCGTCGCCGAAAACATTTGTCTCGGGGGCGATAGCAAGTCGCCGATATGGACGACCAGAAAGCTGCGCGACCGAGTGAAGCCTTACCTGGAGGCGGTCGGCCTGAGTGACATTGATTCGACAACGCCGGTTGACCAGCTGTCCATCGCGCAACGGCAGCTGGTCGAAATCGCAAGGCTCCTATCTCGTAATGCCCGAATCTTGATACTCGATGAGCCGACCGCCGCGCTTTCCGACGTTGAGAGCGAGAAGGTCAAGGCCGTCGTCAAAGCTCTGGCACGCGAGGGGCGGTCAATCATCTATGTTACGCACCGGCTGGGCGAAGTCTTCGAGCTCGCGGATCGCGTGACTATCTTCCGCAACGGACAAAGTTTCGAGCCAGTCGATGTTCAGCATCTAGACATCGATGTTCTCATCGAGCGCTTGCTGGGCCGTCGCCTCGAGCAGATGTTCCCGACGCGCGGCGCTTCGCCAAGCGAAGTTGTGCTCGAGATTGAGAATCTCCTGGCGCCCGGACTGACGACACCGATTTCGCTCAAGCTTCGTAAAGGCGAAATCCTTGGCCTCGCTGGCCATTGGGGGAGCGGGGCCAATGCGGTCGTCCGCGCGGTCGCTGGCGCTGCGCCGCAATATAGCGGCACGATCCATCTAAGCGGTGATGCTTTCTCCCCCCGCAGCCTGCGTGACGCGATGAACAAGGGTATCGCTTATTGTTCCGATGATCGCAAGCGCGATGGAATTTTCGCGGTACGGCGCATCGCTGAAAATCTCAGCGCGCCGGCTATCGACCGTGTCACCGTCGGCGGCCTCATCAGTGCACGGCGCGAGACCGAACTGGCGGGACGATTGGCAGCATTCTTCGAAATCGATAGGGGACGTCTCGGTAGCCAGGCAGGCCAGCTGTCGGGCGGCAACCAGCAGAAAGTGGCGCTCGGCAAATGGTTGGGCATCGAGCCGTGCATCCTGCTGGTGGAGGAGCCGACGCGTGGCGTGGACGTCGGCGCCCGCGCCGAAATTTATCGACATTTGCGCACATTGGCCAACCAGGGGTTAGCCATCGTGTTTGCCTCGTTCGACAACCAAGAGATTCTAGGCCTTTCTGACACGATCGCAACGTTCTTCCGCGGCCGCCTCGTGCGCGTGGCGCCGGCTGACAGCATCAAGCCCGAAACCCTGTTGCGGGATATTACGCACCCAGAAACCTCGTCTGTCGGGGAAGCGGCATGA
- a CDS encoding hypothetical protein (product_source=Hypo-rule applied; pfam=PF05708; superfamily=54001): MGSLFDNVGRLMARLQQPANCEPFAPNDMTALRETLRPGDVLLVEGKGRISGSIKYLTQSAWSHSALYVGPMVGPETEAEPHVLIEANVEEGVVSAPLSKYLHCRTRICRPVGLTQADCETVCRYASERIGLGYDFKNVIDLMRYLFPGPAAQRRRRRMITLGSGDASRSICSSLIAQAFDAVRYPILPEIKRVEGQTGRREVAEVRHSSFYAPRDFDISPYFMVVKPTLARGFNYKDMPWADLAQNHTAQVTLAPEIKGDSDEHPGTTFSQCAILAA, from the coding sequence ATGGGCTCGTTGTTCGACAATGTCGGACGCTTGATGGCTCGGCTGCAGCAGCCAGCCAACTGTGAGCCGTTCGCTCCAAATGATATGACGGCGTTACGCGAGACCCTTCGACCTGGCGATGTTTTGCTGGTCGAGGGCAAAGGCCGTATCTCCGGCAGTATCAAATACCTCACTCAGTCGGCTTGGTCGCATTCGGCGTTGTACGTCGGGCCGATGGTCGGCCCAGAAACCGAGGCCGAACCCCATGTCCTGATCGAAGCCAATGTCGAAGAAGGAGTCGTGTCGGCGCCGTTGTCGAAATATCTGCATTGTCGAACCCGCATCTGCCGGCCGGTCGGCCTCACTCAAGCGGACTGCGAGACGGTCTGCCGCTACGCTTCCGAACGCATTGGTCTCGGTTACGACTTCAAGAACGTCATCGACCTGATGCGGTATCTATTTCCAGGTCCGGCGGCGCAGCGTCGGCGCCGCCGAATGATCACGCTCGGCTCCGGCGATGCCAGCCGCAGCATCTGTTCTTCGCTGATTGCGCAAGCTTTCGACGCCGTGCGTTATCCGATCCTGCCCGAGATCAAGCGCGTCGAGGGCCAGACAGGGCGGCGCGAAGTTGCCGAGGTCCGCCACTCATCTTTTTATGCGCCACGCGATTTCGATATTTCGCCCTACTTCATGGTCGTCAAGCCCACGCTCGCGCGCGGCTTTAATTACAAAGACATGCCTTGGGCCGATCTTGCCCAAAATCACACGGCGCAGGTTACGCTCGCTCCAGAGATCAAGGGCGATAGCGATGAGCATCCCGGTACGACGTTTTCGCAGTGCGCGATCCTCGCGGCATAG
- a CDS encoding hypothetical protein (product_source=Hypo-rule applied; cath_funfam=1.10.10.10,3.40.190.10,3.40.50.9200; pfam=PF03466,PF08937; smart=SM00255; superfamily=46785,52200), producing MRGIGQGLGIAIREPVGPGSRDDEVVSNSNAVRRYWAFISYSHHDASWGRWLHTALESYRIPSGLVGRNSGEFTIPRRLFPIYRDRKELPSAGSLNSKIRDALNVSSALVVICSPYSALSLWVNEEIRIFKSLGKANRIFPVIVDGEPNAFDHPELSLPECFAPALRYEINPDGSVSDRRNDPIAADARPGKDGRSNALLKVIAGILQVGFNDLARRELAQKRKQRNLRIGAIAGVRLVNRTTRQLSLTDEGVAFHLRCTRILNDIEEAEAEVTKGREIAVGLLRMSSTFAFARRELAPLLHEFESQHSGLRIHLDASDRIVNLVDEGLDIAIRFGEPSDSSLIARTVAPNAYVMCASPAYLDRGGRPGELEDLLSHGRSKVQASS from the coding sequence ATGAGAGGGATTGGACAGGGGCTCGGAATCGCCATCAGAGAGCCTGTAGGTCCTGGCTCCCGGGACGATGAGGTAGTCTCAAACTCTAATGCGGTTCGTCGCTATTGGGCGTTTATCAGCTACAGTCACCATGACGCGAGCTGGGGCCGCTGGCTTCACACGGCTCTCGAATCGTACCGCATTCCGAGCGGGCTTGTCGGCCGCAATTCGGGTGAGTTCACGATCCCGCGGCGACTGTTTCCGATTTATCGCGATCGCAAGGAGCTACCTAGTGCGGGTAGCCTCAACAGCAAGATTCGCGATGCGCTAAATGTGTCGTCGGCGTTGGTGGTGATTTGCTCACCGTATTCAGCGCTTTCACTATGGGTAAATGAGGAAATCCGCATCTTTAAATCACTGGGAAAAGCCAACCGGATATTCCCCGTGATTGTCGATGGTGAGCCGAACGCTTTCGATCATCCAGAATTATCGCTACCTGAATGCTTCGCGCCTGCGCTGCGGTACGAGATCAACCCCGATGGAAGCGTCAGCGACCGCCGCAACGATCCGATTGCGGCTGATGCACGTCCGGGCAAAGATGGTCGTTCAAATGCACTCCTGAAGGTGATCGCCGGGATCCTGCAAGTTGGATTTAACGATTTAGCACGAAGGGAACTCGCACAGAAACGAAAGCAACGCAACTTGCGGATCGGCGCGATAGCTGGCGTGCGGCTGGTCAATCGCACCACCCGACAGCTCTCCCTCACCGATGAAGGGGTTGCCTTCCACCTGCGCTGCACGCGCATCCTGAATGATATCGAGGAGGCTGAGGCCGAGGTGACTAAGGGGCGCGAGATCGCCGTCGGCCTTTTACGTATGAGCTCGACCTTCGCATTCGCGCGACGCGAGCTGGCGCCTCTTCTCCATGAGTTCGAGTCACAGCACTCAGGCTTGCGGATTCACCTCGACGCCAGCGACCGCATCGTCAATCTGGTGGACGAAGGCCTCGACATCGCGATCCGCTTCGGCGAACCGTCTGATTCAAGCCTGATCGCACGTACTGTGGCCCCGAACGCTTATGTGATGTGCGCGTCTCCGGCATATCTCGACCGCGGAGGCAGGCCAGGCGAGCTTGAAGACCTGCTGTCGCATGGGCGCTCGAAGGTGCAGGCATCGTCCTGA
- a CDS encoding transposase (product_source=COG3547; cog=COG3547; pfam=PF02371; superfamily=56091), whose translation MTAVTYLTTIDDPARFQRSRDVGAHLGLTPRKYASGEIDRNGSISKCGDTLLRTTLYQAALALLTRTQRWSTLKAWGMEVAKRRGLRREIVAVARKLAIVMHRIWTDGSEFRWSREEAMAKP comes from the coding sequence TTGACTGCGGTCACCTATCTCACGACCATCGACGACCCCGCGCGCTTCCAGCGGTCGCGTGACGTCGGCGCTCACCTTGGTCTAACACCAAGAAAATATGCGTCCGGAGAGATTGACCGCAATGGTTCCATCTCGAAGTGCGGCGACACGCTGCTCAGGACGACATTATACCAGGCGGCCCTCGCGTTACTGACGCGGACCCAGCGTTGGTCAACGTTGAAGGCATGGGGGATGGAGGTAGCTAAGCGACGCGGACTACGTCGGGAAATTGTTGCGGTGGCGCGCAAGCTTGCGATCGTCATGCATCGCATCTGGACCGATGGCAGCGAGTTCCGCTGGTCACGCGAGGAAGCGATGGCAAAACCATAG
- a CDS encoding hypothetical protein (product_source=Hypo-rule applied; superfamily=51735) produces the protein MAIGLAVVGRELGQELVVGDACGGVSTWMILRCRCEGANVAKLVTRDLIARSAAGDKIFGMFAFKEKVTR, from the coding sequence TTGGCCATTGGGCTTGCGGTGGTCGGACGCGAGCTTGGCCAGGAACTTGTTGTAGGAGATGCCTGCGGAGGCGTGTCGACGTGGATGATCTTGCGCTGCCGCTGCGAGGGCGCAAACGTCGCCAAGCTCGTCACTCGCGATCTGATCGCGCGCTCCGCTGCCGGCGACAAGATCTTCGGGATGTTCGCGTTCAAGGAGAAGGTTACTCGCTGA
- a CDS encoding PAS domain S-box-containing protein (product_source=TIGR00229; cath_funfam=1.10.287.130,3.30.450.20,3.30.565.10; cog=COG0642,COG2202; pfam=PF00512,PF02518,PF08447,PF13185,PF13426; smart=SM00065,SM00086,SM00091,SM00387,SM00388; superfamily=55781,55785,55874; tigrfam=TIGR00229): MNESIHGETASEPQDRSSCVAHSIAVPPEIVRKWQEFVNLLAEIMHVPSASIMRVDPPHIKVFVSSTSKGNPCEPGALDTGPYCETVMKTGQPLLVPDALENEAWKVNPHVRLGMISYLGVPIAWPDGRLYGTICVRDNKRNEYSGAYLKLLLHFRDMLQADLKSFATLHGQLEQHEAMIRRLVDANIIGIIIWNLEGRILEANDAFLRMGGYDREDLISGRLNRTDLTPPEWRERDARTDAELRMIGAVQPFEKEYYRKDGGRVPVLIGLAAFGEERDQGVAFVLDLTERKRAEDALREREAQLAEARRELRQMIDTIPIPVASYSADARRDFVNAAWKQYTGLSDEAALGTEWAVVAHPDHIAIGEKMWRDAVATGEPWHTEERVRRADGQYRWFAIDRVAARDENGKIIKWYGTAYDIEDRKRAEERLRVQHTVAQILAEAATIEEATPRILWAMGECLGWDVGALWRVDREAEALRCVELWHKASIEVPEFERVSREFTFVPGLGLPGRVWSSLEPEYVPDVVPDENFPRGPIAEREGLHAAFGFPILLGGEVLGVIEFFSREIRQPDQELLNMLATIGSQIGQFIERKRAEQAFRKAQLELAHANRVAMMGQLTTTIAHEVNQPITAVITYALAARRWLSAEPPNFREVDEALSLIVKEGNRAGEVVGRIRALVKKVPARKDAVEINDAILEVIALSRTEAVNNSVSVRTQLAEGLPRVQGDRVQLQQVMLNLIVNAIQSMSNVEDGNRELHISTVSIEREGVRVAVRDTGHGLRPESLPRLFEPFYTTKPDGMGMGLSICRSIIEAHRGQLWAIPCEPRGALFQFTIPAD; this comes from the coding sequence ATGAACGAGAGTATCCACGGAGAAACCGCATCTGAGCCGCAAGATCGCAGCTCGTGCGTGGCACATTCGATCGCAGTGCCCCCTGAAATTGTCCGAAAATGGCAAGAGTTTGTGAATCTCCTTGCCGAGATCATGCACGTGCCCTCTGCCTCGATAATGCGGGTCGATCCCCCCCACATCAAAGTTTTCGTCTCCAGCACGTCCAAAGGAAATCCTTGCGAACCGGGCGCTCTCGATACGGGACCGTATTGTGAGACCGTCATGAAGACCGGTCAGCCGCTGCTCGTCCCAGATGCTCTCGAGAACGAAGCATGGAAAGTGAACCCGCATGTCAGGCTGGGGATGATCTCTTACCTGGGCGTCCCGATCGCTTGGCCCGATGGCCGCTTATACGGGACGATTTGCGTTCGCGACAATAAAAGGAACGAATATAGCGGGGCTTATCTCAAGCTACTGCTGCACTTCCGCGACATGTTACAGGCTGACTTGAAGTCATTCGCAACATTGCACGGCCAGCTCGAACAGCACGAAGCAATGATCCGGCGCCTGGTCGACGCCAACATCATCGGGATCATCATCTGGAATCTCGAAGGTCGCATTCTTGAGGCAAATGACGCGTTTCTCCGCATGGGGGGATATGATCGAGAGGATCTTATCTCGGGCCGCCTGAACCGAACGGACCTGACGCCGCCGGAATGGCGCGAGCGCGACGCGCGGACCGATGCAGAGCTGAGGATGATCGGGGCAGTCCAACCATTCGAGAAGGAGTACTATCGGAAAGATGGGGGCCGCGTGCCCGTGTTGATCGGTTTGGCTGCGTTCGGCGAAGAACGAGACCAGGGCGTCGCATTCGTGCTCGATCTGACGGAGCGCAAGCGGGCCGAGGATGCGCTGCGCGAGAGAGAGGCTCAACTCGCCGAGGCGCGGCGCGAGCTACGGCAGATGATCGATACCATCCCAATCCCGGTGGCGAGCTATTCGGCAGACGCCCGGCGCGACTTCGTCAACGCCGCCTGGAAACAATACACGGGTCTTTCCGACGAGGCTGCGCTCGGCACGGAATGGGCCGTCGTGGCGCATCCCGACCACATCGCGATCGGTGAGAAAATGTGGCGTGACGCCGTTGCCACCGGCGAGCCGTGGCATACGGAGGAGCGCGTCCGGCGTGCCGACGGACAGTATCGCTGGTTCGCCATCGATCGTGTCGCTGCGCGCGACGAGAACGGCAAGATCATTAAGTGGTACGGGACCGCCTACGACATCGAGGATCGCAAGCGCGCCGAGGAACGCCTCCGCGTGCAGCACACGGTCGCGCAGATTTTGGCGGAAGCGGCCACGATCGAAGAAGCCACTCCGAGAATACTGTGGGCTATGGGCGAGTGTCTGGGATGGGACGTGGGCGCGCTCTGGCGCGTGGACCGGGAGGCCGAGGCGCTGCGTTGTGTCGAGCTTTGGCATAAAGCGTCGATAGAAGTCCCGGAATTTGAAAGAGTCAGCCGGGAGTTCACTTTCGTTCCGGGCTTGGGACTACCGGGCCGGGTGTGGTCCAGCCTTGAGCCCGAGTACGTTCCCGATGTCGTTCCTGATGAGAACTTTCCGCGCGGACCCATCGCGGAACGCGAAGGACTACACGCGGCCTTCGGCTTTCCCATCCTGCTCGGGGGCGAAGTCCTAGGCGTGATCGAGTTTTTCAGTCGCGAGATCAGGCAGCCCGATCAGGAGCTGCTAAACATGCTGGCTACCATCGGCAGCCAGATCGGTCAATTCATCGAGCGTAAGCGCGCCGAACAGGCCTTCCGCAAGGCGCAACTGGAACTCGCGCACGCCAACCGCGTCGCGATGATGGGCCAGTTGACGACCACGATCGCCCATGAAGTGAATCAGCCGATCACCGCGGTAATCACATACGCGTTAGCCGCTCGGCGTTGGCTGAGCGCTGAGCCACCGAATTTTCGCGAGGTGGATGAAGCGCTCTCTCTTATTGTCAAGGAAGGTAACCGCGCAGGCGAGGTCGTCGGACGAATCCGCGCGCTCGTTAAGAAGGTGCCGGCACGAAAGGACGCCGTAGAGATCAACGATGCCATCCTGGAGGTTATTGCACTCAGCCGTACGGAGGCCGTAAATAATAGCGTTTCAGTGCGGACGCAACTAGCGGAGGGCTTACCGCGTGTCCAAGGCGACCGGGTGCAACTGCAACAAGTGATGTTGAACTTGATCGTCAATGCCATCCAGTCGATGAGTAATGTTGAGGACGGCAACCGCGAATTACACATCAGCACCGTGAGTATCGAGCGAGAGGGAGTGCGCGTCGCGGTGCGGGATACCGGCCACGGGCTGCGCCCGGAGAGCCTACCGCGTCTCTTTGAACCCTTCTACACGACGAAGCCCGACGGCATGGGGATGGGCCTCTCGATTTGCCGCTCGATCATCGAAGCCCACCGTGGACAACTGTGGGCGATCCCGTGCGAGCCGCGGGGGGCTCTCTTTCAGTTTACGATACCCGCTGACTGA
- a CDS encoding hypothetical protein (product_source=Hypo-rule applied; superfamily=53067) — protein MAEALNRSIAFAGIDIGKNSFHVVGLDERGAIVLRQKWARARRQDCSHHQNQQMVPTGCSEPETKRRQRLAKDVRNGIARSDAIIIVIGHP, from the coding sequence ATGGCCGAAGCTCTCAACCGTTCAATCGCCTTCGCCGGTATCGACATTGGCAAGAACTCGTTCCACGTCGTGGGTCTCGATGAGCGCGGTGCCATCGTGCTGCGACAGAAGTGGGCGCGTGCCCGGAGACAAGATTGCTCCCATCACCAGAACCAGCAAATGGTCCCAACTGGGTGCAGTGAACCAGAAACGAAACGGCGACAGCGATTGGCGAAGGATGTGCGGAACGGCATCGCCCGGTCCGACGCGATTATAATTGTGATCGGTCATCCATAG